In a single window of the Elaeis guineensis isolate ETL-2024a chromosome 4, EG11, whole genome shotgun sequence genome:
- the LOC105043218 gene encoding LOW QUALITY PROTEIN: receptor-like serine/threonine-protein kinase At2g45590 (The sequence of the model RefSeq protein was modified relative to this genomic sequence to represent the inferred CDS: inserted 21 bases in 19 codons; deleted 3 bases in 2 codons) — MPSRLPPGPADPXDPSAALLPHYHHRPRPXLVPVVSAAAALTALAVTATVLAVLLYRRLARGSAXPTAPADLKPPPTSPLRQFAYSQLRRATASFSPXHKLGQGGFGPVFRGALTLRPGIAVKLMDSGSLQGEREFQNELALAGKMLAMGSSPDRGWVVAPLGYCSSDEKRRRRRWRRWRGEDXREEVVVEACAAGAGTGRRXLLVYELMHNGSLQDALLDRRCPELMDWGRRFXVALDIARGLQFLHAVCDPPVIHGDIKPSNILLDACLSAKIADFGLARLQTPVADDLPAVAVAVPASNLGDNEVAIEXELNQAVXGDSKSFPNDRKXSAVGGGEDDASIMGETXERTTTTTGFEESIGCGGLAINGGGNWCILLRKSPEEDEALPRHHRWRLSGLGVASTSETGGGFDRVSVDSGKDAAASGSRRGXRKKSGPGKDWWWRQDTGGGANSESGGGVKDYVMEWIRSEIRRERPKSDWITASAASAEDCLPKPSGGGRSERKKQQRRMEWWVSLDEEKVEKKEKSRXPREWWREEFCEESPNKQKRRAIXKSQSNIEKGEQQWWQKDEGLESPSXQEEEEEEKSWSRSSRTSMDGWMEGISGEIRTTGRRSSQDWASGDIPKSGTVSSTPSMRGTVCYVAPEYGGGGPLSXKCDIYSFGVLLLVLGSGRRPLQVTXSPMSEFERANLISWARHLAHXGRLLDLVDPSLRAVDREQVLLCITVALLCLQRSPACRPSTKEIIGMLTGQSEPPNLPLEFXPSPPGGFSFKSRKKAR; from the exons ATGCCATCCAGGCTCCCGCCCGGGCCGGCGGACC CAGACCCCTCCGCCGCCCTGCTCCCCCATTACCATCACCGCCCCCGCC TCCTGGTCCCCGTAGTTTCCGCGGCGGCAGCACTCACCGCCCTCGCCGTCACCGCCACCGTGCTGGCCGTGCTCCTATATCGCCGCCTGGCCCGCGGCAGTG GCCCCACCGCCCCCGCAGATCTGAAGCCCCCCCCGACGAGTCCCCTCCGCCAGTTCGCTTACTCCCAGCTCCGCCGCGCCACCGCCTCCTTCTCCC TCCATAAGCTCGGCCAGGGCGGGTTCGGACCCGTATTCCGCGGCGCCCTCACCCTCCGGCCAGGGATCGCCGTCAAGCTTATGGACTCCGGTTCCCTCCAGGGGGAACGCGAGTTCCAAAACGAGCTCGCCCTCGCTGGCAAGATGCTTGCAATGGGATCCTCCCCGGACCGCGGATGGGTGGTGGCTCCCCTCGGCTACTGCAGCTCCGACGAGAAGCGCCGCCGTCGGCGGTGGCGGCGGTGGCGGGGGGAAGA AagggaggaggtggtggtggaggCCTGCGCCGCCGGCGCGGGGACAGGGCGGA CGCTCCTGGTGTACGAGCTGATGCACAATGGGAgcctccaggacgcgctgctcgACCGGCGGTGCCCGGAGCTCATGGACTGGGGCCGCCGGT CGGTGGCGCTCGACATCGCCCGCGGCCTCCAGTTCCTCCACGCCGTGTGCGACCCCCCGGTCATCCACGGCGACATCAAG CCCAGCAACATCCTCCTCGACGCCTGCCTTTCCGCCAAGATCGCTGACTTCGGCCTCGCCCGCCTCCAGACCCCCGTCGCCGACGACCTCCCGGCCGTCGCCGTCGCCGTCCCC GCCTCCAATTTGGGCGATAATGAGGTGGCCATTG ACGAGCTGAATCAGGCCG ACGGTGATTCCAAATCCTTTCCGAATGATAGGA AGTCAGCGGTGGGAGGAGGAGAGGATGATGCTTCAATCATGGGAGAGA GCGAGAGAACCACGACGACCACCGGGTTTGAGGAGTCAATTGGATGTGGAGGGTTAGCAATTAATGGTGGTGGAAATTGGTGTATACTCCTGAGGAAATCTCCAGAGGAAGATGAGGCTTTACCACGGCATCACCGGTGGAGACTCAGTGGGCTTGGAGTGGCATCCACTTCGGAGACAGGAGGGGGATTCGATAGGGTGAGTGTGGATAGTGGGAAGGATGCTGCAGCCTCCGGTAGCCGGAGAG GCCGGAAGAAGAGCGGGCCGGGCAAGGACTGGTGGTGGCGGCAGGATACTGGTGGGGGAGCAAATTCCGAGTCTGGGGGCGGTGTCAAGGACTATGTGATGGAATGGATTCGCTCGGAGATTAGAAGGGAGAGGCCTAAGAGTGATTGGATTACAGCTTCAGCTGCTTCTGCAGAGGATTGCTTGCCAAAGCCGTCAGGAGGGGGGAGGTCAGAGCGAAAGAAGCAGCAGCGGCGAATGGAGTGGTGGGTTTCGTTGGATGAGGAGAAAGtcgagaagaaggagaagagcc CGCCAAGGGAGTGGTGGCGGGAGGAGTTCTGCGAGGAATCACCAAACAAGCAAAAGAGGCGAGCAA AGAAGTCCCAAAGCAATAttgagaaaggagagcaacaatgGTGGCAGAAAGATGAGGGCCTTGAGTCACCTTC gcaggaggaagaggaggaagagaagagctgGAGCAGGAGCAGCCGGACCAGTATGGACGGGTGGATGGAGGGCATCAGTGGGGAGATCAGGACCACTGGAAGGAGGAGTAGCCAGGACTGGGCAAGTGGGGATATCCCGAAGAGTGGCACGGTGAGCAGCACCCCAAGCATGAGGGGCACTGTCTGCTATGTTGCCCCTGAGTATGGTGGTGGCGGACCTCTCT GAAAGTGTGACATCTATAGCTTTGGTGTCCTTCTGTTGGTTCTTGGTTCAGGCCGGCGCCCACTGCAAGTGA CATCTCCCATGTCTGAGTTCGAGCGCGCCAACCTGATCTCATGGGCACGGCACCTTGCTC TAGGAAGGCTTCTTGATCTTGTTGATCCATCCCTTCGAGCTGTGGACAGGGAGCAGGTGCTTCTTTGCATCACGGTCGCCCTCCTCTGCCTTCAGAGGTCTCCAGCCTGCCGACCGTCTACCAAGGAGATAATTGGAATGCTTACTGGCCAGTCTGAGCCACCAAACCTTCCATTGGAAT CACCATCACCACCTGGTGGGTTTTCATTCAAGTCCCGTAAGAAGGCTCGGTGA